The Deltaproteobacteria bacterium DNA window GTGGTTGGTGCAGCCGGGGATTGACTGGACCTTCTACGATCCCTTCCGCGTGAGCGTGAAGTACAACTGGATCGATGGCAACTATGGCGGCATTGGGGTCTTCAAGACCAAAGACAACGTGTGGCTCGAACTCCAGTATCTGTTGTACTAGCTGTCAGCAAAAAGGCCGTCAGCTTTCAGCCAGAACTTGTAGGGTGGGCACTGCCCACCTTATGAGCTGAAAGCTGACCTGCCGACGGCTGATCGCTCTTTCAGAGGTACACCGATGTCGCTCGTAGTGCTCAGCTCACAAGAGCGGAGGGTATTGGAGGAACTGGTCGTTCCCGCCGCTCTCACCAACGAAGTCCGTCGTGCCCAGGCGCTGCTGTGGCTGGACCAAGGAGAGAATCCACAAACCGTGGCCGACCGCGTGCACGTCAGCCGGCAAACGGTGTATAACTGGGCGACGCGGTTCAAAAATCGTCGCGGCGCGCTGGATATCCCCGCATGTCTGGTTGACGAGAAGCGCAGCGGTCGCCCGGGTGTCTATCCTCCTATCATCGATCCGTTGATTCGGGCCGTACTCGGGCGTGAGCCGTTAGAACTCGGCTACCAGGCTCGTCAATGGACCCCAACTCTTCTTTTGCATTATCTGCGCGACGTACACCACCTTGCGGTGTGTCGTGCCAGCGTTGGCTTGGCGCTCAAGCGCCTCAATCAAGCTGCTTAAGTCGACACCCGCCACCTCTTTCCTTCGCCTTCCGTGTCCTCCCCTCTCCCTCGACGGGAGAGGGCCAGGGAGAGGGTGTCTGCCCCCATCCGTTGTGCTCCTGTTCGTTGCCCCCTCTCTCTGACTCTCTCCCGCCAGGGGAGAGAGGACCCCCTAGCGTGCCTGCGTAACGAGTGCCGAACACTATTGGACAAAGGGGGGCCAGGGGGGATTTCCCTCTCCTCGACTCATTGAGAGAAACCATATTGTGTCCAAACCCGCTGTAGGCAAATCGGGGTCGATGTGCTACAGGAGGCGAGAAATTCCGTCGCTCTTTACGGTGGCATGTACACCTGAGACAACGCCCGAGCGACTGACAGACTGATAGACCGAGCGACTGATGACGGAGGTAAGGCGGAATGCCTTTTCAGGAAGAATTTCTTCATGTTCGTGGCGTGAAAATTCACATGCTTAAAGGCGGGTCGGGCGACC harbors:
- a CDS encoding helix-turn-helix domain-containing protein — encoded protein: MSLVVLSSQERRVLEELVVPAALTNEVRRAQALLWLDQGENPQTVADRVHVSRQTVYNWATRFKNRRGALDIPACLVDEKRSGRPGVYPPIIDPLIRAVLGREPLELGYQARQWTPTLLLHYLRDVHHLAVCRASVGLALKRLNQAA